A window of the Bacillus sp. A301a_S52 genome harbors these coding sequences:
- a CDS encoding PTS transporter subunit EIIC — protein MMKNIQRFGSAMIVPVLLFPFFGIVVGLATLFKNEAIFGSLADPDHLWYQVWTLIENGGWTIFNQMPLIFLIGLPISLAKKAAARACLAAFVSYVVFNYYINSILEIWGPALGVDFTADVGGTSGLTYIAGIKTLDTSIIGAIVISGIVVWLHNRYYEKRLPEAVGIFQGTPYVVMIAFFLMLPLALLTSFFWPMVQDSILSLQGFMKSAGTLGVWIFLFLERILIPTGLHHFIYTPFQYGPAVVQEGITAYWIQNLGAFAQTTEPLKDVFPQAGFLLHGNSKMFAAPGIALAIYATAKPENRKKVGALLLAATLTSVFAGITEPLEFTFLFIAPYLFAIHAVLAATMGAIMYALGVVGNMGGGLIEIATTNWVPLFSNHWSMYLIQFAVGLSFTAIYFFLFRFLILRFNIPLPGRDSKSNETKLYTKKDYQAKKAGDTAATSDVQTYKNDYERQADHFLQLLGGKENISEVTNCATRLRVSVHDTGKLKSEAEFKEAGAHGLVVNGTNIQIIVGLSVSQVRDYFEELSGR, from the coding sequence ATGATGAAGAACATTCAACGCTTTGGAAGTGCCATGATTGTTCCCGTACTTTTATTTCCTTTTTTCGGTATCGTTGTCGGACTTGCAACATTATTTAAGAACGAAGCCATTTTTGGATCGTTAGCTGATCCTGATCATTTATGGTATCAAGTATGGACCTTAATTGAGAATGGCGGATGGACTATTTTCAATCAAATGCCGCTCATCTTTTTGATTGGATTGCCTATCTCCTTAGCTAAAAAGGCTGCTGCCAGAGCTTGTTTAGCCGCATTCGTTTCGTATGTTGTATTCAATTATTACATTAACAGTATTTTAGAGATTTGGGGGCCTGCACTAGGTGTTGATTTCACCGCTGATGTAGGTGGGACGAGCGGACTTACCTATATTGCCGGAATTAAAACACTTGATACGAGTATTATCGGTGCCATTGTAATCTCCGGTATCGTCGTTTGGCTTCATAATCGCTATTACGAAAAAAGATTGCCTGAAGCAGTAGGAATATTTCAAGGGACACCGTATGTGGTTATGATTGCATTCTTTCTGATGCTTCCCCTTGCTCTTTTAACAAGCTTCTTCTGGCCGATGGTACAGGATTCAATTTTATCCTTACAAGGATTCATGAAAAGCGCTGGCACATTAGGTGTCTGGATCTTCCTATTTTTAGAAAGAATTTTAATTCCAACTGGCTTGCACCATTTTATATACACACCATTTCAATATGGGCCAGCAGTCGTTCAAGAGGGTATTACAGCTTACTGGATTCAGAACTTAGGAGCATTCGCTCAGACGACAGAACCTTTAAAGGATGTCTTTCCACAGGCTGGTTTCCTTTTACACGGTAACTCAAAAATGTTTGCTGCCCCAGGTATTGCACTAGCTATTTATGCCACAGCAAAACCGGAAAACAGGAAAAAAGTTGGCGCGTTACTATTAGCCGCAACATTAACATCGGTCTTTGCTGGTATTACAGAGCCACTTGAATTTACGTTCTTATTCATCGCCCCTTATTTGTTCGCTATCCACGCAGTTCTCGCAGCCACCATGGGGGCCATCATGTATGCTCTAGGGGTCGTTGGTAATATGGGCGGTGGTCTGATTGAAATTGCTACGACAAACTGGGTGCCTTTATTTAGTAACCACTGGTCCATGTACCTTATTCAGTTTGCAGTTGGCTTGTCGTTTACAGCGATTTATTTCTTCTTATTCCGTTTCTTGATTTTAAGATTTAATATTCCTTTACCAGGACGAGACAGTAAATCAAACGAAACAAAGCTTTATACGAAGAAAGATTACCAAGCAAAAAAAGCCGGTGACACGGCTGCAACTTCCGATGTTCAGACGTATAAAAATGATTATGAGCGTCAAGCAGATCACTTTTTACAGCTGCTAGGCGGCAAAGAGAACATTTCAGAGGTAACGAATTGTGCTACGCGACTACGCGTTTCCGTTCATGATACTGGCAAACTGAAAAGCGAAGCCGAATTTAAAGAAGCGGGAGCCCACGGGCTTGTGGTGAACGGTACTAACATTCAAATCATCGTAGGCCTCTCAGTATCACAAGTAAGAGATTATTTTGAAGAACTTTCTGGTCGCTAA
- a CDS encoding 6-phospho-alpha-glucosidase: MKKHAITIAGGGSTFTPGIVLMLLEHLDTFPIHTIKFYDNDKERQETVAGACRILLKERAPEITFVSTVDPEEAFSDIDFVMAHIRVGKYKMREQDEKIPLRHGVLGQETCGPGGIAYGMRSIGPVLEIVDYMERYSPNAWMLNYSNPAAIVAEATRRLRPHSKVLNICDMPIGIEELMASILGLASRKDMVVKYYGLNHFGWWYDIRDKEGNDLLPTLRAHVAEHGYVTADKSKQHADDSWNDTFAKAKDVQHIDPQTLPNTYLKYYFFPDEVVAHSNPDHTRANEVMEGREKFVFGECQSIIDKGTAADTALHIDEHASYIVDLAKAIAYNTKERMLLIVENNGAIPNMDPEAMVEIPCLVGSTGPEPLTVGHIPQFQKGLMEQQVSVEKLVVEAWVEGSYQKLWQALTLSRTVPSVTIAKALLDDLIEANKEFWPTLS, translated from the coding sequence ATGAAAAAACACGCTATTACAATCGCAGGTGGAGGAAGTACATTTACGCCAGGAATCGTGCTCATGCTTTTAGAACATCTTGATACGTTTCCAATTCACACCATTAAATTTTACGATAATGATAAAGAACGTCAAGAGACAGTTGCAGGTGCATGCCGCATTTTGCTAAAAGAAAGAGCACCAGAGATTACATTTGTTAGCACTGTGGACCCTGAAGAAGCCTTCTCAGACATTGATTTCGTCATGGCACATATTCGCGTTGGGAAATATAAAATGCGGGAGCAAGATGAAAAAATCCCTCTCCGTCACGGGGTTCTGGGGCAAGAAACGTGCGGGCCAGGTGGCATTGCATACGGTATGCGCTCCATCGGCCCTGTATTAGAGATAGTAGACTATATGGAACGTTATTCACCGAACGCATGGATGCTTAATTATTCGAATCCAGCTGCAATCGTTGCCGAAGCTACTAGACGTCTTCGTCCTCATTCAAAGGTGCTTAACATTTGTGATATGCCAATTGGTATTGAAGAATTGATGGCCTCTATCCTCGGTTTGGCATCACGTAAAGACATGGTTGTTAAGTATTACGGCTTGAATCACTTCGGCTGGTGGTACGACATTCGTGATAAGGAAGGCAACGATTTACTTCCAACATTACGGGCTCACGTAGCCGAACATGGCTATGTCACAGCAGACAAATCAAAGCAACATGCTGATGACAGCTGGAATGATACGTTTGCTAAAGCAAAAGACGTGCAACATATCGACCCACAAACACTGCCTAATACGTATTTAAAATATTACTTTTTCCCTGACGAGGTCGTTGCCCATTCCAATCCAGATCATACGCGGGCAAACGAAGTAATGGAAGGACGGGAAAAGTTCGTATTTGGTGAGTGTCAAAGCATTATTGATAAAGGAACAGCTGCAGACACAGCGCTTCATATTGATGAACACGCTTCTTATATTGTCGATTTAGCTAAAGCCATTGCTTACAACACGAAAGAGCGTATGCTATTAATCGTTGAAAATAACGGCGCCATTCCAAATATGGACCCAGAAGCAATGGTAGAAATTCCTTGCTTGGTAGGAAGCACAGGACCGGAACCATTAACAGTAGGCCACATCCCACAATTTCAAAAAGGCTTGATGGAACAGCAAGTCTCTGTTGAAAAGCTTGTTGTTGAAGCATGGGTAGAAGGCTCTTACCAAAAACTGTGGCAAGCGCTCACCCTATCACGTACAGTCCCAAGTGTCACCATTGCTAAAGCACTGTTAGATGATTTAATAGAAGCTAATAAAGAATTTTGGCCAACCCTTTCTTAA
- a CDS encoding MurR/RpiR family transcriptional regulator: MRLEEVVNRHYHQLNDNDMHILKYILNHAQTCYQLSINELARACNVSKSSVLRFTQKLGFSGYSEFKVFLKWDNRREKTDSHYIEPLYTDIDATLNDLSDKSFDAISELLYQARTIFVYGSGVAQTNCALELQRQFANAQRHLVVIHDKTEFGIIQQSMTPEDVIIIISLSGDTPALIPQAEWLAAKGVPIISVTNLKNNKIAQMATHHLYATSTFTSVTAYRDIISFVPFAIVLEHMFRHYLTYEEKRKHPDQ, from the coding sequence ATGAGGCTTGAGGAAGTGGTTAACAGGCATTATCATCAGCTTAATGATAATGATATGCATATTTTAAAATATATTTTAAATCATGCGCAGACGTGTTATCAGTTAAGCATTAATGAGTTGGCGAGAGCGTGTAATGTATCTAAATCTTCAGTGCTTCGTTTTACACAAAAATTAGGTTTTTCTGGTTATAGTGAATTCAAGGTTTTTTTAAAGTGGGATAATCGGCGGGAAAAGACGGACTCACACTATATAGAGCCGCTGTATACGGATATTGATGCTACATTAAATGATTTATCTGATAAGTCATTTGATGCGATTAGCGAATTACTCTATCAGGCTAGGACCATTTTTGTGTACGGGTCAGGGGTGGCACAAACGAACTGTGCGTTGGAGTTGCAGCGGCAGTTTGCTAATGCTCAGCGTCATCTTGTGGTGATTCATGACAAAACGGAATTCGGGATCATCCAACAAAGTATGACACCTGAAGATGTGATCATTATTATTTCACTGTCTGGTGATACACCGGCACTCATTCCCCAAGCAGAATGGCTAGCAGCGAAAGGCGTGCCGATCATATCGGTAACCAATCTGAAAAACAATAAAATTGCCCAAATGGCTACACATCATCTTTATGCAACGAGTACATTTACGTCAGTGACAGCATACCGAGATATTATCTCATTTGTCCCCTTTGCCATTGTCCTTGAACATATGTTTCGGCATTATTTAACGTATGAAGAAAAAAGGAAGCATCCTGACCAATAG
- a CDS encoding SIS domain-containing protein: MYRDYIDEMIHRLEDLKNEQGRELKAVGKKLAERIEKGGIIHLFGAGHSHMLAEEVFYRAGGLVPVNPILEESLMLHEGAVRSSKLEKKAGYAATFLSDTSIQPEDAVIVISTSGRNPVPIDVALYAKQVGCYVVAITSTFYKSHVSSRHESGKHLCEVVEDVLHNLSPVGDTTLTHDHVNVPFASGSTVIGAAIINSVFAEAIVHLAEKGIEPPVFLSGNIDHADKHNQSLINRYQKRISLL, from the coding sequence ATGTATCGCGACTATATTGACGAAATGATCCACAGATTAGAAGACCTAAAGAACGAACAAGGAAGGGAATTAAAAGCTGTGGGAAAAAAGCTGGCAGAAAGGATTGAAAAAGGAGGAATTATTCATTTATTTGGAGCAGGTCATTCTCATATGTTAGCGGAGGAAGTGTTTTACAGAGCCGGCGGCCTCGTTCCGGTTAATCCCATTTTGGAAGAAAGCTTAATGCTTCATGAAGGTGCTGTCCGTTCCTCCAAGCTAGAAAAAAAAGCAGGCTATGCAGCTACATTCTTGAGCGATACGTCGATTCAGCCAGAAGATGCCGTCATTGTCATTTCGACATCAGGCAGAAATCCAGTTCCAATAGATGTAGCATTGTATGCTAAACAAGTTGGCTGTTATGTGGTCGCAATAACGTCCACATTTTACAAGTCACACGTCTCCTCTCGACATGAGAGCGGAAAGCATTTATGTGAGGTGGTAGAGGATGTGTTACATAATTTAAGTCCAGTAGGAGATACGACATTAACACACGATCATGTCAATGTGCCTTTTGCTTCTGGCTCTACAGTGATTGGTGCAGCCATTATTAATAGTGTGTTTGCAGAGGCAATTGTTCATCTCGCTGAGAAAGGGATAGAGCCTCCCGTTTTTTTAAGTGGCAATATTGATCATGCAGATAAACATAATCAGTCACTTATTAATAGGTATCAAAAGCGAATTTCATTGCTTTAA
- the htpX gene encoding protease HtpX → MGKRFLFFIMTNILVMTTIVIVWSIITRFTDLGTTFDTGGPGLGIDYASLMVFSLLVGFAGSFISLAMSRWVAKKMMGVKVLDPDGSLSQHEREIVEKVHRLSRAAGLTHMPEVGIYHSAEVNAFATGPSKKRSLVAVSAGLLNNLDDDAVEGVIAHEVAHVANGDMVTMTLLQGVVNTFVVFFSRIAAIIVSRFVRSELQWIVRFAAIIIFQILFSILGSMVVMAFSRYREYHADRGGADLAGRDKMAHALRSLKAHVERATVNDQRDDSAVQTMKINGKGGMMKLFSSHPDLDDRIARLEQR, encoded by the coding sequence TTATTCTTTATTATGACAAACATTCTCGTTATGACGACGATCGTCATCGTATGGTCTATCATTACGAGGTTTACAGATTTAGGTACCACATTTGACACAGGTGGTCCTGGTTTAGGAATCGATTATGCATCATTAATGGTATTCAGCTTGCTTGTTGGTTTTGCAGGCTCATTTATTTCGTTAGCTATGTCTCGTTGGGTTGCTAAAAAAATGATGGGTGTGAAGGTGCTTGACCCGGATGGATCGCTATCACAGCACGAACGAGAGATAGTGGAGAAAGTGCACCGACTATCTCGGGCAGCTGGCTTAACACATATGCCTGAAGTAGGTATTTACCACTCTGCTGAAGTGAATGCATTTGCGACAGGACCATCTAAAAAACGGTCATTAGTGGCAGTATCCGCCGGTTTGTTAAACAACTTGGATGACGATGCAGTCGAAGGGGTTATTGCTCATGAAGTGGCACACGTGGCTAACGGCGATATGGTGACGATGACGCTATTACAAGGGGTTGTTAATACGTTCGTTGTCTTCTTCTCTCGAATTGCCGCAATCATTGTGTCGCGATTTGTACGATCAGAATTACAATGGATTGTACGGTTTGCTGCTATTATCATCTTCCAGATTTTATTCTCCATTTTAGGTAGTATGGTCGTGATGGCCTTCTCGCGTTATCGGGAATATCATGCCGATAGAGGTGGCGCAGACCTAGCTGGACGAGATAAAATGGCACATGCTTTAAGGTCATTAAAGGCGCACGTTGAACGGGCAACGGTTAATGATCAAAGAGACGATTCTGCTGTACAAACGATGAAAATCAATGGTAAAGGCGGTATGATGAAGCTTTTCTCATCCCACCCTGATTTAGATGATAGAATTGCTCGACTGGAGCAACGTTAA